In the Gemmatimonas sp. UBA7669 genome, CGCCTCAGCCCCTTCGGCCGACGGCTCAAAGCGATCGAAGCGCCGACCGGCCAGAAACTCGCTCGCATCCCGCCAGACACCGGTCGCCAGACCCGCGAGCCCGGCCGCACCCAACGCCGTGGTCTCCACCAGATCCGGCCGCTCCACCGGCACATGCAGCACGTCGGCCTGGAACTGCATGAGCCAATCGTTGCCCGTGGCGCCACCGTCCACACGCAGCCGGTCGAAGGGCACCTGCCCCTGCGTGCGCATGTCGCCCAGCACGTCACGCGTGGCATAGGCCATGGCCTCGAGCGCGGCCCGCGCGAAATGCGCCGCCGTCGTGCCCCGCGTCAGTCCCACGATCGTGCCGCGCGCGTTGGGCTCCCAGTCCGGCGCGCCCAGCCCCACCAGGGCCGGCACGAAGTACACCCCCTCATTGGATGGCAGCGACCGCGCCATGGCCTCGGTGTCCTTGCTGGAAGCAATCACGCCGAGGCCATCTCGCAGCCACTGCACCGCCGCGCCAGCCACGAAGATGCTGGCCTCGAGCGCAAAGACCGGTTGACCCGTGGCGTCGCAGGCAATGGTCGTGAGCAAACCGGAGCCGGGTGCCGGCCGGTGCGCCCCGGTGTTGAGCAGCAGGAAGGCGCCCGTGCCATAGGTGTTCTTGCCGTCGCCGGGTGCCCACCCCCCCTGACCAAACAGGGCCGATTGCTGATCACCGGCAATGCCTGCAATGGGCACCACCGCCCCCAGCGTGGCCATGGTGCTGTGCCCCACTTCACCACTCGACGGCACGATGCGTGGTAGCACCTCCATGGGCACGCCAAACAGCGCGCACAACTCCGGCGACCATGTGCGCGTGCCCAGATCGTACAGCATGGTCCGCGAGGCATTCGTGTGGTCGGTGACATGCGCCGCCCCACCCGTGAGGTGCCACACCAGCCAACTGTCGATGGTGCCCGCCGCCAACTCGCCACGTGCAGCGCGCGCCGCGTGATCATGCTGCGCGAGCAACCACTCGAGCTTGGTGGCACTGAAGTACGGATCGGTGACGAGCCCCGTCCGCTCGGCAATCATGCTGGCCTGCGGCGCGAGGGCGGCACAGCGCTCCGCGGTTCGTCTGTCCTGCCACACGATCGCGCGATGCACCGCCCGTCCGGTGGCACGCTCCCACAGGACGATGGTCTCGCGCTGATTGGTGATGCCCACCGCCGCCGGCGTCTCACCAGCCGCCGCGATGGCCTCGCGCGCCGCGCTCAGTGTCTTCTCGAGAATCTCGTGCGGGTCGTGCTCCACCCAACCGGGCGCCGGAAAGTGCTGCGTGATTTCCCGGTAGGCGCGAGCGCGCACCTGCCCGTCGTGCGCAATCATGAGACAGGTGGTCCCAGTAGTCCCCTGGTCGATGGCCAGCACACAGGTCATGCAGTGTCTCCGGAAGACGGCGAACGGTTTCGCGTTGCGGCAGACACCGCGGCCTGGCGACGATCAGGGCGACTCGTCGTCGACGGCGAAGGGCGGCTCCACGAACCCGCGATCGGTGAGGTAGGCAGTGACGAACGCACGGGGGGTAACATCGAAGGCCGGGTTCCACGCCGGCACCGACGCCGGCAAGTCGCCGAGTTCGTCGGCCTGCCGATGTTCGATGACGATATGCGTGCCGGTGGGCGTGGCCCCATCGATGGTACTCCACGGCGCGGCCACATAAAAAGGCACGCCGTGCGCCTGCGCCGCCAGCGCCACGCCATAGGTGCCGATCTTGTTGGCCACATCGCCGTTGGCCGTGATGCGGTCGGCGCCCACGATCACGAGGTCCACGAGGCCCTGCGCAATGAGCGAGGCCGCGGCGCCATCGGGCAGCACACTGACGTTGATGCCGGCGCGTGCGAGTTCCCAGGCCGTGAGTCGGGCGCCTTGCC is a window encoding:
- the glpK gene encoding glycerol kinase GlpK; the encoded protein is MTCVLAIDQGTTGTTCLMIAHDGQVRARAYREITQHFPAPGWVEHDPHEILEKTLSAAREAIAAAGETPAAVGITNQRETIVLWERATGRAVHRAIVWQDRRTAERCAALAPQASMIAERTGLVTDPYFSATKLEWLLAQHDHAARAARGELAAGTIDSWLVWHLTGGAAHVTDHTNASRTMLYDLGTRTWSPELCALFGVPMEVLPRIVPSSGEVGHSTMATLGAVVPIAGIAGDQQSALFGQGGWAPGDGKNTYGTGAFLLLNTGAHRPAPGSGLLTTIACDATGQPVFALEASIFVAGAAVQWLRDGLGVIASSKDTEAMARSLPSNEGVYFVPALVGLGAPDWEPNARGTIVGLTRGTTAAHFARAALEAMAYATRDVLGDMRTQGQVPFDRLRVDGGATGNDWLMQFQADVLHVPVERPDLVETTALGAAGLAGLATGVWRDASEFLAGRRFDRFEPSAEGAEAASTAYAGWRRAVRTTLAWARDREQ